Within Vicia villosa cultivar HV-30 ecotype Madison, WI linkage group LG1, Vvil1.0, whole genome shotgun sequence, the genomic segment GGTCGATGCCAATAGTGGTAATGTCATAACATCTGGACCTGAGTCCTGTATAAAGCTTGATGTTGTTGTCCTCGAAGGCGATTTTaacaatgaagatgatgaagattggaaCCAAGAAGAATTTGAAAGCCATGTGGTGAAAGAACGCGAAGGAAAGAGACCTTTGTTGACTGGGGACCTGCAAGTGACACTGAAGGAAGGAGTTGGAACATTGGGGGAACTGACATTTACTGACAATTCAAGCTGGATAAGGAGCCGTAAATTCAGGCTTGGCATGAAGGTTGCAGCAGGTTTTGGCGACTCTATACGCATTCGCGAAGCCAAGACTGTGGCTTTCACTGTTAAAGATCATAGAGGAGAATGTAGGGCTATATTTTTAGCTTTTCTCTAGCTTTAATGCTTTCTGCTTGTAAATTGCTAcaatcttttaaaatattatactttgtcctttttgcagtatACAAGAAGCACTATCCTCCTTCATTTAATGATGATGTATGGAGATTGGAGAAAATAGGCAAGGATGGGTCATTTCACAAAAAGTTGAATAATGCAGGAATATTCACAGTTGAAGACTTTCTTCGACTTGTGGTTAAGGATCAACAGAAATTGCGAAATGTAAGTTTAAATATTGCACTTTATCTTGAATTTAGGTCTTTCCACCAGTTTTCTTATATCATTTAAATGTAGATCCTTGGGAGTGGTATGTCAAACAAGATGTGGGAAGCTCTCTTAGAACATGCAAAGACATGTGTTCTAAGTGGGAAGCTTTATGTTTATTATCCAGAGGATACAAGAAATGTTGGTGTTATTTTTAACCACGTCTATGAGCTGCGTGGCCTTATAACAGGAGAGCAATTCTTCTCTGCTGATTCTCTCAATGATAATCAGAAGGTTAGTTTGCACCCTGCTTTTTTTTCCATTGATATTTCAGTTACTTTGTTTGATGACTCTCTGATTGATACTTTCTTTCTCCAAAAGTCGAGCATTCGTTTACTGTACAATGCATGCTCCAATTAATATGATTGATATGGAAATGTTAGCTgtatgtttctttttctttctcacacTTGCAAGAATACTGATATTCATCACAACCAAAAAGTGCATGCTATTTTGTTTGATGACTCTGATTGATACACTGTTTTTCTCTAAATGTCGAGCATGCATTTATGTTCCTGGCGTGCTCCAATTAATATAATTCGTATGGAAATGTTGGCTGTATGTATCTGTTACTCAAACTTGCATGAGCaccattttaaagttttttttttttaataagcaagcaCTGGTATTGAGCACAACCAAAAAGTGCTTGGAACTCCTTGATAATACATTACTGTGACAAGTAAGACTTACCAAGGCTCCAAGTTTGTAGTTTCCTGTGAAGCCCTTTCTTCGGAATAGGGTAAGCTTGtaatgcttttattttattttttgcaagtCCAGGTTTACGTAGATTCATTGGTGAAAAAGGCATATGACAATTGGGAGCAGGTTATAGAGTACGATGGTAAATCACTTATAGATGCCGAGCAAAACAACAATACTGCTGTACCTGAAAATGAACTTCATGTTGAGGCAATTGATTTTGATGGTGGTTTAGACCATCAACTGCAAATGCCATCCCTCCCCATGTCTGTTACTTCTGAACACCAGATTAATTCAGGGATGCCAGTTGGAGGTAAGCATTTCTGTTTCCTTGAATCCCAATTTGATGGATCGTTTTGCATACATCTATATACTTGTTTATTTGCATAGTTTCATGCAACATTGATGATTGTGTATGACTTTCTTACTATACAATTTCAGGTTATATCAATAATATGGTGACAAGGTATCCAAGCCAGGCATTGATTGGAAATTCCAGCTCTCGGAGTCAGTTCGAAGGCTCATTATATCTGTCTAATGATCAATTAATAAGCAATGATCACCAATCTCTAAGCTCTAGAAATGATCATAGCACCGTTGGGTTGGCTCTTGGTCCTCCTCAATCGACATCAGGTTTCCATGCTGGTAGCTCTTCTATTCAACCATCTGCACCAAATCCTTTTGATGATTGGTCACACAACAGGGACAAGGGCGTTGATGACTTCTTTTCGGAAGATGAAATCCGTGTTAGAAGTAATGAGATACTAGAGAATGAAGACATGCAGCACTTGCTTCGCCTTTTCAGCATGGGTGGTCATGCTTCCATGAATACCGAGGATGGTTATTCCTTCCCATCATTCATGCCATCTCCTATGCCGAACTTCGATGAGGACCGCTCTCGTCCTGGTAGAGCTGTTGTGGGATGGCTGAAGATCAAGGCAGCAATGAGGTGGGGTTTCTTTATCAGAAAGATAGCAGCTGAGAAGCGGGCTCAGATAGAGGAGTTAGACGAGTAGGGTTGTTTGGACAAATGATAGTAGGTTTAATCAAAAGCCTTAAGATTTTTCTGATGTTCTGCAAATTTAGTTGTCTTCTTCAGCACCATCCAAATTGTGCAGTCCATGGTATCATATTCTTCATTCATGCCCTTGTATCTGATTTTGAACGAACTTCCTGTACAGTATGTTCAAGCTTAGGAAAAACCGCGATTGTCATAtgtttttgactttcttgttaaTACTCTTATTCATCACCTTTTCATTTATTCTGGATTAAGGGATGATATGTTTGCCAAACACCTATCAGATTTGAGATGATAACTCAGGTCTCTTATAATGTATATTAATTGTGAGTTTCATATTATTATCTCGTTATCACTGGATTGCACCACAACATTCGTCATGGTTTTGGTTAATAAGATGTTTGAACAGTGGTGATGCCGGTACTTTAGTGGATGGAT encodes:
- the LOC131628210 gene encoding calmodulin-binding protein 60 B — its product is MQRPTTDGVNMGKRTLEGGEDDQPERKRPALASVIVEALKVDSLQKLCSSLEPILRRVVSEEVERALAKLGPARLNGTGRSSPKRIEGPDGRNLRLQFRSRLALPLFTGGKVEGEQGAPIHVVLVDANSGNVITSGPESCIKLDVVVLEGDFNNEDDEDWNQEEFESHVVKEREGKRPLLTGDLQVTLKEGVGTLGELTFTDNSSWIRSRKFRLGMKVAAGFGDSIRIREAKTVAFTVKDHRGELYKKHYPPSFNDDVWRLEKIGKDGSFHKKLNNAGIFTVEDFLRLVVKDQQKLRNILGSGMSNKMWEALLEHAKTCVLSGKLYVYYPEDTRNVGVIFNHVYELRGLITGEQFFSADSLNDNQKVYVDSLVKKAYDNWEQVIEYDGKSLIDAEQNNNTAVPENELHVEAIDFDGGLDHQLQMPSLPMSVTSEHQINSGMPVGGYINNMVTRYPSQALIGNSSSRSQFEGSLYLSNDQLISNDHQSLSSRNDHSTVGLALGPPQSTSGFHAGSSSIQPSAPNPFDDWSHNRDKGVDDFFSEDEIRVRSNEILENEDMQHLLRLFSMGGHASMNTEDGYSFPSFMPSPMPNFDEDRSRPGRAVVGWLKIKAAMRWGFFIRKIAAEKRAQIEELDE